In Nicotiana tabacum cultivar K326 chromosome 2, ASM71507v2, whole genome shotgun sequence, the following proteins share a genomic window:
- the LOC107792831 gene encoding uncharacterized protein LOC107792831 isoform X5, producing MQKREYLVKYKGLAHVHNRWITEKQLLLEAPAALRRFKKKNKSVSWKTEWSLPHRLLDKRLIAVTDHNNTHVHGIDENDADCHYEWLVKWTGLGYSHATWEVENASFLRSLEAVKLMTNYEIRHQQATKELHPLTEDEKRKADYQELPRPLFGSAPQVHNHLTYINTLRKYWQKGQSAVVIDDQERILKVVLFLLSLPKDIGLPFLIITTSAELPLWEAEFLHWAFSANIVVYKGNKDIRAIIRTLEFHNKQGAIMFQVLLSPYDAIVEDLEMLQPISWGAVIIDQCQGSAMSMLLSQIKVLVSDMRLLIFRQLEGRCDRGFNHSNVLSLLYPEYDKADNDLSYTDPNIDLTEFKERLKRFVAYECNSSTSKFIEYWVPVKLSNEQIEQYCNCLSSNSALLCSRWKNDSPNSLHNILVSTRKCCDHPYLEDRSLRDIVLEGIPVDQHFDAEIKLSGKLEFLYKILREIKQQGQRVLILFRSLGGSGVISIGDILDDFIHRKFGEDSYTRISGEFSRKLKQATLNKFNNEGSGKFACLMETRVCAPSVKLSRIDTIILFNSDWDPTNDLRSLQKIAIYSKLEQIKVLRLYSYFTVEEKALILAKQGMTIDSNIENIKQFHELLTWGASFLFKMLDCFHVQSSQSKRSSDIAALDDVFAELLGLISSNSENSDYNSCSKILKVQQNGGTYPRNISLLGEVEMQLMDDSSFVRGMTNEFPNVFWTSLLHGTVRRWKHLPRLSQGIRRKVRPRVDLCQPSEREQVSEKKGRKEGNKVHLTPEPKLRTKRKLHVQGKRLKLGMSHLSAGNKYKCRRLVTNPSLQCDIDRQGRAAIDKVQSRVGLTMTDQHRKESISMKSNQLPDSNLPASTGRDQAHAFVPIDNHQSHRNCIDSSSHQVLDFMDLQPEELNFPIDSSIQWSTGNLLLQQHTSTGAGNDASMRSRNSQEYQCRPDASPDASELLQSPCPYPLQMEMERILKEREQTTKLHENLNLLLISEYEKELDAIKKKYDLLFEIADTELVQKHKDLDTLYNKVHMNKLLAEAMTQIQNTAWSLEMTEGTGQSSPSRPSRVPAVTAASTQPASQSSNILNYPSLVSEPVNSEQRAADHQISSQNFSMAVIPSQNAELPIVTESAAVPPTSARVTLQTTTSANLPISGSPMTPTRNLQPVILTPFLSTSVPSQLSIQTFSYAASPATSCVLRAPAPHLRHFRPLPTMNSWNSSLLQW from the exons ATGCAAAAGCGGGAGTATTTAGTAAAGTACAAAGGTCTTGCTCATGTTCATAATCGCTGGATTACAGAGAAGCAGCTGCTTCTTGAGGCTCCAGCAGCCCTTAGAAGattcaagaaaaaaaacaag AGTGTAAGTTGGAAAACTGAATGGAGTCTTCCCCATCGTTTACTAGACAAGAGGTTGATAGCAGTTACAGATCACAACAACACTCACGTGCATGGGATTGATGAAAATGATGCAGATTGCCATTATGAGTGGCTTGTGAAATGGACAGGTCTGGGCTACAGTCATGCCACATGGGAAGTGGAGAATGCTTCATTTCTAAGGTCGCTTGAGGCGGTCAAACTCATGACTAATTATGAAATCCGACATCAGCAGGCTACGAAAGAGTTGCATCCTTTGACGGAAGATGAG AAAAGGAAAGCCGACTATCAAGAACTGCCGAGACCTCTATTTGGAAGCGCTCCTCAGGTCCATAATCATCTTACTTATATCAACACTCTTCGTAAATATTGGCAGAAGGGTCAGAGTGCTGTCGTCATTGATGACCAG GAGCGGATTTTGAAGGTGGTCTTATTTCTATTATCCTTGCCCAAGGATATTGGTTTGCCTTTTCTCATAATCACAACTTCTGCTGAACTTCCTCTTTGGGAAGCTGAGTTCTTACATTGGGCATTTTCTGCTAACATTGTTGTGTACAAAGGTAATAAAGATATACGAGCAATTATAAGGACACTCGAGTTTCACAACAAACAAGGTGCCATTATGTTTCAGGTTCTTCTGTCACCTTATGATGCTATTGTTGAG GATCTTGAAATGCTTCAGCCAATAAGCTGGGGAGCAGTAATTATAGATCAGTGCCAGGGTTCTGCCATGTCAATGCTTCTCTCACAAATTAAAGTGCTTGTTTCTGATATGAGATTGCTTATTTTCCGTCAACTAGAG GGTAGATGTGATAGAGGGTTCAATCACAGTAATGTTCTCTCTTTACTTTATCCTGAGTATGACAAGGCCGACAATGATCTGTCGTACACTGATCCCAACATAGACCTAACTGAATTCAAGGAAAGGTTAAAGCGCTTTGTTGCATATGAGTGCAACTCCTCCACATCCAAGTTCATTGAGTACTGGGTTCCAGTCAAACTCTCCAATGAACAAATTGAGCAATACTGCAATTGCCTCTCTTCGAATTCAGCTTTGCTTTGCTCACGTTGGAAGAATGACTCACCAAATTCCCTCCACAACATACTTGTATCTACCAGGAAG TGTTGTGATCACCCTTATCTCGAAGACCGGTCTCTGCGAGACATAGTTCTAGAAGGAATTCCTGTAGATCAGCACTTTGATGCTGAAATTAAACTAAGTGGAAAATTGGAATTCCTCTATAAGATTCTTCGTGAGATCAAACAGCAAGGACAAAGAGTACTCATTCTTTTTCGG TCTCTTGGTGGCTCGGGGGTTATTTCCATCGGGGACATCTTGGATGATTTTATTCATCGAAAATTTGGTGAGGATTCTTATACACGCATTAGTGGGGAATTCAGTCGTAAATTGAAGCAAGCTACCTTGAACAagttcaacaatgagggaagtgGGAAATTTGCTTGTTTGATGGAGACTCGTGTTTGTGCTCCTAGTGTCAAGCTTTCGAGAATAGATACAATTATTTTGTTTAACAGTGACTGGGACCCAACAAATGATTTAAGATCCCTGCAGAAGATTGCAATTTATTCAAAATTGGAGCAAATAAAGGTACTCCGTCTATATTCATATTTTACTGTTGAAGAGAAAGCACTCATTCTTGCAAAGCAAGGTATGACAATTGACAGCAACATAGAGAATATAAAACAATTCCATGAGCTGCTAACTTGGGGTgcctcttttcttttcaaaatgctTGATTGTTTCCATGTACAATCTTCACAATCAAAAAGATCGTCTGACATTGCTGCTTTAGATGATGTCTTTGCTGAATTGTTAGGCCTGATATCTAGTAATAGTGAGAACAGTGATTATAACAGCTGTTCAAAGATATTGAAAGTGCAGCAGAATGGAGGGACTTATCCAAGAAACATATCTCTACTTGGTGAAGTGGAAATGCAACTGATGGATGATTCTTCTTTTGTGAGAGGAATGACGAATGAATTTCCCAACGTTTTCTGGACAAGTCTGTTACATGGAACGGTTCGTAGGTGGAAACACTTGCCTAGACTATCACAAGGGATTAGAAGGAAAGTTAGACCCCGGGTTGATTTGTGTCAGCCATCCGAAAGGGAACAAGTTTCTGAAAAGAAAGGCAGGAAAGAGGGCAATAAAGTTCATCTTACTCCAGAACCCAAGTTAAGGACGAAAAGGAAATTGCATGTCCAGGGAAAGAGACTCAAACTTG GGATGTCTCATCTTTCTGCTGGTAATAAGTATAAATGCAGGCGTCTTGTGACTAATCCCAGTCTGCAGTGCGATATTGACCGGCAAGGTAGAGCAGCTATTGACAAGGTTCAGTCCCGAGTTGGCTTAACCATGACTGATCAGCATCGAAAAGAAAGTATTTCCATGAAATCAAATCAG CTGCCAGATTCCAATTTGCCCGCCTCTACTGGCCGTGATCAAGCTCATGCATTTGTGCCCATTGACAATCACCAGAGCCATAGGAATTGTATTGATTCTTCCAGTCACCAGGTTTTAGATTTCATGGACCTTCAGCCAGAGGAGTTGAATTTTCCAATAGACTCTTCTATTCAGTGGTCTACAGGAAATTTGCTACTGCAACAACATACGAGTACAGGTGCAGGAAACGATGCGAGTATGAGAAGCAGAAACAGCCAGGAATATCAATGTCGTCCTGATGCCTCTCCAGACGCATCTGAGCTGCTTCAATCCCCTTGCCCATACCCACTTCAAATGGAGATGGAGAGGATACTAAAGGAGAGAGAACAAACTACAAAATTGCATGAAAATCTG AATTTGCTCCTGATATCTGAATATGAAAAAGAGCTAGATGCGATAAAGAAGAAGTATGATTTGCTGTTTGAGATTGCTGACACAGAATTAGTTCAAAAGCACAAAGACCTTGATACACTCTACAACAAAGTGCATATGAACAAGTTACTAGCTGAAGCCATGACCCAGATACAAAATACTGCTTGGTCACTAGAGATGACAGAAG GAACTGGACAATCATCACCAAGCAGACCTAGTAGAGTCCCGGCAGTGACTGCTGCATCAACACAACCAGCAAGTCAATCATCAAATATTCTAAACTATCCAAGTTTAGTTTCTGAACCTGTCAACTCAGAGCAACGAGCTGCGGACCATCAAATATCCTCTCAGAATTTTTCAATGGCTGTCATTCCATCTCAAAATGCTGAATTGCCTATAGTGACAGAGTCAGCTGCAGTTCCGCCAACAAGTGCAAGGGTCACCCTGCAAACGACAACCTCTGCTAATCTGCCGATAAGTGGTTCACCTATGACCCCAACACGAAACTTGCAGCCTGTCATCCTCACACCATTTTTATCGACTAGTGTTCCAAGTCAACTCTCGATCCAAACTTTTAGTTATGCGGCGAGCCCTGCAACAAGCTGTGTACTAAGGGCACCAGCTCCACATCTGAGACATTTTAGACCACTGCCAACAATGAATTCTTGGAATTCCAGCCTGTTGCAGTGGTGA